A single Cupriavidus sp. D39 DNA region contains:
- a CDS encoding LysR family transcriptional regulator, which produces MARLEVNRSGELEVFVRVIELGGFSAAARACGMTPSAVSKLISRMEQRLGTRLINRSTRQLQLTPEGCAFYERGVRLLADLDEAERCASAHAAPRGRLRVNANVPFGHHFLLPLASEFLDRHPDVTLDIVLTDEVIDILEQRTDVAVRAGPLISSNLMARKLGQTRMVIVGAPDYLARNGTPATPDELAQHNRLGANYVRAQPGWPLRHDGGDIVVPVTGNAQASDGEALHRLALAGVGLARLAAFQVREDIAAGRLLPVLEDFNSGDVEEVHAVFVGQGGYLPLRVRAFLDFLAERVDIGAR; this is translated from the coding sequence ATGGCTCGCCTGGAAGTCAACCGATCCGGCGAACTGGAAGTGTTCGTGCGCGTCATCGAACTGGGCGGATTCTCGGCCGCTGCCCGCGCCTGCGGGATGACGCCATCGGCGGTCAGCAAGCTGATCTCGCGCATGGAGCAGCGTCTTGGGACACGCTTGATCAACCGCTCGACGCGACAGCTCCAGCTCACTCCCGAGGGCTGCGCCTTCTACGAGCGCGGAGTGCGCTTGCTGGCCGATCTGGACGAAGCGGAGCGCTGCGCCAGCGCGCACGCGGCGCCGCGCGGGCGACTGCGGGTGAACGCCAACGTACCCTTCGGCCATCATTTCCTGTTGCCACTCGCTTCGGAATTCCTGGACCGCCATCCCGACGTGACGCTGGACATCGTGCTGACCGATGAAGTCATCGACATCCTGGAGCAGCGCACCGATGTGGCTGTGCGTGCAGGCCCGCTCATAAGCTCCAACCTGATGGCGCGCAAGCTGGGCCAGACTCGCATGGTCATCGTCGGCGCGCCCGACTATCTGGCGCGCAATGGCACCCCGGCCACGCCGGACGAGCTGGCTCAACACAATCGCCTGGGAGCCAACTACGTGCGTGCTCAGCCCGGTTGGCCGCTGCGGCACGATGGTGGGGATATCGTGGTTCCCGTGACCGGCAACGCACAGGCCAGCGATGGTGAAGCGCTGCACCGTCTGGCGTTGGCCGGCGTGGGTCTGGCTCGCCTAGCCGCCTTCCAAGTACGCGAAGACATTGCCGCTGGCCGGTTGCTGCCGGTGCTCGAAGATTTCAATTCGGGCGATGTCGAGGAAGTCCATGCTGTGTTCGTCGGACAAGGCGGCTACCTGCCGCTGCGCGTGCGTGCCTTCCTGGACTTCCTAGCCGAGCGGGTTGATATCGGTGCACGCTAA
- a CDS encoding transporter substrate-binding domain-containing protein has protein sequence MKRRQFTAIASLIAGAALIAMAPAKADDSLSAVMGKKSIAIGIPTDFAPYGFMGTDLKPQGLDVAVAQMIADKLGVKADLVPVSTPNRIPYLQTKKIDLIVSALGKNAERAKVIDFTIAYAPFYQAVFGPKAMSIKSFADLGGKTIAVTRGTIQDDVLQQVAPPTLKIQRFEDDNSTVAAFVSQQTQLLATGAAVAAAAIAKNPKVEAEYKLLLKDSPNFIGVRKGETALLEKVNEILRKAKEDGTLNGYAQRWLGRGMGDLPD, from the coding sequence ATGAAACGCAGACAGTTCACCGCCATCGCCAGCCTGATCGCAGGCGCCGCACTCATCGCCATGGCACCCGCCAAAGCTGACGATTCCCTAAGCGCCGTGATGGGCAAGAAGTCGATTGCGATCGGCATCCCGACCGACTTCGCGCCGTATGGCTTCATGGGCACAGACCTGAAGCCGCAGGGCCTGGACGTGGCCGTGGCGCAGATGATCGCCGACAAGCTCGGCGTCAAGGCCGATCTCGTCCCCGTGAGCACGCCGAACCGCATCCCTTACCTGCAGACCAAGAAGATCGACCTGATCGTCTCGGCACTGGGCAAGAACGCCGAGCGCGCCAAGGTGATCGATTTCACGATTGCGTATGCGCCCTTCTACCAGGCGGTGTTTGGTCCGAAGGCAATGAGCATCAAGAGCTTTGCCGATCTTGGCGGCAAGACCATCGCGGTCACGCGCGGCACCATCCAGGACGATGTGCTGCAGCAAGTGGCGCCTCCCACGCTGAAGATCCAGCGCTTTGAGGACGACAACTCCACCGTGGCCGCCTTCGTCTCGCAGCAAACGCAACTGCTGGCCACCGGCGCGGCCGTGGCTGCCGCGGCGATTGCGAAGAACCCCAAGGTGGAGGCCGAGTACAAACTGCTCCTCAAGGATTCGCCCAACTTCATCGGCGTGCGCAAGGGCGAAACCGCGCTGCTGGAGAAGGTCAACGAGATTCTGCGCAAGGCAAAGGAGGATGGCACGCTCAATGGCTACGCGCAGCGCTGGCTCGGCCGCGGCATGGGCGATTTGCCGGACTGA
- a CDS encoding type II toxin-antitoxin system ParD family antitoxin — protein MISADLGQQLERYVTELVASGRYGSKSEVLREGVRLIQDREAQLAALDAAVTRSLAEADAGQGTEAATVFDRLEAKYRAMAGGTPGRAA, from the coding sequence ATGATCAGTGCCGACCTCGGCCAACAACTCGAGCGCTACGTGACCGAACTGGTCGCCTCCGGCCGCTATGGCTCCAAGAGCGAGGTGCTGCGCGAAGGCGTGCGCCTGATCCAGGACCGCGAGGCGCAACTGGCCGCGCTCGACGCGGCCGTCACCCGCAGCTTGGCCGAGGCCGACGCGGGCCAGGGCACCGAAGCGGCCACCGTGTTCGATCGCCTCGAGGCCAAGTATCGCGCGATGGCCGGCGGCACGCCTGGGCGTGCCGCATGA
- a CDS encoding amino acid ABC transporter permease, with translation MVDFSLWDIFRNLLLALRWTVGLSLIAFAGGSVVGMLLLVARIARLPGAVRGVALYVQLFQGIPLLMQLFLFYFGLALLGVETSALFAAALCLTLYASAYLTEIWRGCINAIPKGQWEASASLAMNLREQLQHVILPQATRIAVAPTVGFLVQVIKGTALASVIGFVEVTKAGQMISNATFQPFLAYGCVALLYFALCLPLSLWSRRLERRLQPKH, from the coding sequence ATGGTCGACTTTTCCCTGTGGGACATTTTTCGCAACCTGCTGCTGGCGCTGCGCTGGACAGTGGGGCTGTCGCTGATCGCCTTCGCCGGTGGCAGCGTCGTCGGCATGCTGCTGCTGGTTGCGCGCATTGCGCGCTTGCCGGGCGCCGTGCGCGGCGTGGCGCTTTACGTGCAACTGTTCCAGGGCATTCCGCTGCTGATGCAGTTGTTCCTGTTCTACTTCGGGCTGGCGTTGCTGGGCGTCGAGACCTCGGCGCTGTTCGCGGCAGCACTGTGCCTCACGCTGTATGCAAGCGCCTATCTCACCGAGATCTGGCGTGGTTGCATCAACGCCATTCCCAAGGGCCAGTGGGAGGCCTCCGCCAGCCTGGCGATGAATCTGCGCGAGCAGCTTCAGCACGTGATCCTGCCGCAGGCCACGCGCATCGCGGTGGCGCCCACGGTGGGATTCCTGGTGCAAGTGATTAAGGGCACCGCGCTGGCCTCGGTGATCGGCTTCGTGGAAGTCACCAAGGCTGGCCAGATGATTTCCAACGCCACCTTCCAGCCCTTCCTGGCTTACGGATGCGTCGCGCTGCTGTACTTCGCCCTGTGTTTGCCGTTGTCGCTGTGGAGCCGCCGCCTTGAGCGCCGCCTGCAGCCCAAGCATTGA
- a CDS encoding GTPase-associated system all-helical protein GASH, which yields MEAIKRMGVLYGKLGLATAPALIEARGAGLMAACDSLSNKHVPALVRQVLGLKGGELDESFWSPFAEKDPTFDVATTDKEAALLAGSAIAYCFEENLKIEDPLALCLVTAAFGKTRKAVADDQIVTQAEQRLAEIQTEESSILANRKHNARGQALNEAMASLEQPASRQNPANGLQHAHSVLKELGDYAEAAARASATNDNLILGYLRRLEGEVRVYWWVTSGWSSDSAKGFKTLPLMEAALRAGKELADKSAGVGLFSAPALLAMVLERGREDASKPVALAEAVVNPERAWRLQHCADVAEGDCANLMPLTTAMGMAAASEDAADWQPRFQRLTGLSVDMELSAEQLAIQLYRERLLLRALK from the coding sequence GTGGAAGCTATCAAGCGAATGGGCGTGCTGTACGGCAAGCTGGGCCTGGCCACGGCGCCTGCGTTGATTGAAGCGCGCGGCGCAGGGCTGATGGCGGCGTGCGATAGCCTGAGTAACAAGCACGTGCCCGCGCTCGTGAGGCAAGTTCTTGGGTTAAAAGGCGGTGAACTCGACGAAAGCTTTTGGTCACCGTTTGCGGAGAAAGATCCAACCTTCGACGTTGCAACAACGGACAAGGAAGCAGCATTGCTTGCCGGCAGCGCGATCGCATATTGCTTCGAAGAGAATCTTAAAATCGAAGATCCACTAGCGCTTTGCTTGGTTACGGCAGCTTTTGGAAAAACGCGCAAGGCAGTCGCTGACGACCAGATTGTGACCCAAGCTGAACAGAGGCTCGCCGAAATACAGACGGAAGAGAGCAGCATCCTCGCGAACCGAAAACATAACGCCCGGGGACAGGCGCTCAATGAAGCAATGGCGAGTTTGGAGCAGCCTGCATCGAGGCAGAACCCTGCCAACGGCCTGCAACACGCCCACTCCGTGTTGAAAGAGTTGGGGGACTACGCGGAGGCTGCTGCGCGTGCGTCCGCTACCAATGACAATCTGATTCTTGGGTACCTACGGCGGCTCGAAGGCGAAGTGCGGGTCTATTGGTGGGTCACGAGCGGCTGGAGTTCAGACTCGGCTAAGGGGTTCAAAACTCTGCCCCTCATGGAAGCCGCCCTGCGCGCGGGCAAGGAGCTGGCGGACAAAAGCGCCGGCGTGGGGCTGTTCTCGGCACCAGCCTTGCTCGCCATGGTGCTTGAGCGGGGTCGTGAGGACGCGTCGAAGCCGGTGGCGCTGGCCGAAGCCGTTGTAAATCCCGAGCGTGCGTGGCGACTGCAACACTGTGCCGATGTGGCGGAGGGCGATTGTGCCAATCTGATGCCGCTTACCACAGCAATGGGAATGGCGGCAGCCAGTGAAGACGCCGCCGACTGGCAACCGCGCTTCCAGCGACTGACGGGGCTGTCAGTGGATATGGAGCTTTCGGCTGAGCAGTTGGCCATCCAGCTCTATCGCGAGCGCCTGCTTCTGCGGGCACTGAAATGA
- a CDS encoding metallophosphoesterase, whose translation MEAVEKIRFVHLSDIHFNRRAAAFGFDPDRELRRLVQRDIAEKVNTLGPMNAVLVTGDIAYAGKRDEFDVAAKWLDEVCEAAQCGKEAVLLCPGNHDVDRAVIERNQLIQDGHDAVRKGTTFYDRDMALTRRLTQTEARALFYASLAEYNSFAARYQSSFFADEHTFVWEHDFELNDGSTLRIRGLNTALLSGLADIAGSLFLGSRAWTLPRLDGVEYMVMAHHPPKWLADEEESERAFEGTARIHLFGHEHNQRVQVGRDWVKLFAGSINPHRAEPNWRPGYNLIEVYVEAGSPRRLKVDVHAREWQGNPPQFRNVEDKGNKPMFSASIDLPDLPATFLRRTAAPVANEPVPTQNELVLSTDTRQMDPQRHFRTIVYRFFRLSLSKKEEIVGHLRLAEESDSRLTDVERFKLSLMRAKERGQLDELAEMIQEQEKQ comes from the coding sequence ATGGAAGCAGTCGAAAAAATTCGATTTGTCCATCTATCCGATATCCACTTCAACCGGCGAGCCGCCGCTTTCGGATTTGACCCCGATCGGGAATTGCGGCGCTTGGTCCAGAGGGACATCGCCGAAAAGGTGAATACGCTTGGGCCCATGAACGCTGTTCTCGTTACCGGGGACATTGCCTATGCGGGCAAGCGCGATGAATTCGACGTTGCGGCGAAATGGCTCGACGAGGTCTGCGAGGCGGCGCAGTGTGGCAAAGAAGCGGTTCTTCTGTGCCCTGGTAATCATGATGTGGACCGAGCCGTCATAGAACGGAATCAACTCATCCAGGACGGCCATGACGCTGTTCGTAAGGGAACCACGTTCTACGATCGCGACATGGCGCTGACCCGGCGACTGACGCAGACCGAAGCGAGAGCCTTGTTCTACGCCTCCCTTGCCGAGTACAACTCTTTCGCCGCCAGATATCAGTCCTCCTTCTTCGCGGATGAACACACGTTTGTTTGGGAGCACGATTTCGAGCTTAACGATGGTTCCACGCTGAGAATCCGCGGTCTCAATACGGCACTGCTTTCTGGACTCGCCGACATCGCAGGAAGCTTGTTCCTGGGCTCACGGGCTTGGACCTTGCCCAGGCTCGACGGCGTCGAGTACATGGTCATGGCGCACCATCCGCCCAAATGGCTGGCCGACGAAGAGGAATCCGAGCGCGCGTTCGAGGGAACCGCAAGAATCCATCTATTTGGTCATGAGCACAATCAACGTGTCCAGGTTGGGCGAGATTGGGTCAAGCTGTTCGCTGGGTCCATCAATCCGCACAGAGCTGAGCCAAACTGGCGGCCCGGATACAATCTGATCGAAGTGTATGTCGAGGCGGGTTCGCCACGTCGACTGAAGGTGGACGTTCATGCAAGGGAATGGCAGGGCAATCCTCCGCAGTTTCGCAACGTCGAAGACAAAGGAAACAAGCCGATGTTCAGCGCGTCCATTGACCTGCCGGATCTGCCTGCGACGTTTCTGCGGCGAACCGCTGCACCTGTCGCCAACGAGCCCGTCCCTACGCAGAACGAGCTAGTCTTGAGCACGGACACCCGACAGATGGACCCACAACGTCACTTCAGGACAATTGTCTATCGGTTCTTTAGGCTCTCACTTTCGAAGAAAGAAGAGATCGTCGGGCATCTGCGGCTCGCCGAAGAAAGCGATAGCCGACTTACCGACGTGGAGCGCTTTAAGCTGTCCCTTATGCGTGCCAAAGAACGCGGACAGTTGGACGAACTGGCAGAAATGATCCAAGAACAGGAGAAACAATAG
- a CDS encoding type II toxin-antitoxin system RelE/ParE family toxin: MIVVRLTPLAEAELEAIADYIARDNPARALTFVQELRDRCQSLADLPLAFPLVPRYEDRGIRHRVHGNHQIFYRVMGDPPARIDVLHVLHSARNYAALLFH, translated from the coding sequence ATGATTGTCGTGCGCCTGACGCCGCTGGCCGAGGCCGAACTCGAGGCCATTGCCGACTACATCGCGCGCGACAACCCGGCGCGGGCGCTAACCTTCGTGCAGGAGCTGCGCGACCGGTGCCAGTCGCTCGCCGACCTACCGCTCGCCTTCCCGCTGGTGCCACGCTACGAGGACCGCGGCATCCGCCACCGCGTGCACGGCAACCACCAGATCTTCTACCGCGTGATGGGCGACCCGCCCGCCCGCATCGACGTGCTGCACGTGCTGCACAGCGCCCGCAACTATGCCGCGCTGCTGTTCCACTGA
- a CDS encoding MurR/RpiR family transcriptional regulator has protein sequence MAIQPALEAQIHQCYGELSSVDKKLADVLLMRQKDLLSYSATELAELASVSKASAARFFRRLGYADFSAFRQSLRDQVSEQSPLYLMEHDGLPPESRGAQSVVARLEAHVQLDSRRLASLPEQLSERALETTLTQLANARRVWVVGYRNGFMLAFYANALLSQVRPEVYLLNEQAGKDAELVAEIDSKDVLLVVDFRRRAKRLNGMVTLAREAGAKLILLSDAPVSTLAAKADAVLRCSHHGGQVFDSYVGAVSLVNYLATAMAGRYRKRSRARMARVERAHDVLGDLETGH, from the coding sequence ATGGCCATTCAACCCGCGCTGGAAGCGCAAATCCATCAGTGCTACGGCGAACTCTCTTCAGTGGACAAGAAGCTGGCCGACGTGCTGCTCATGCGGCAGAAAGACCTGCTCAGCTACTCGGCCACTGAGCTGGCGGAGCTGGCGAGCGTCTCCAAGGCGAGCGCGGCGCGCTTCTTCCGCCGCCTCGGCTATGCGGACTTCAGCGCCTTCCGACAATCGCTGCGGGACCAGGTGTCCGAGCAATCGCCGCTGTACCTGATGGAACACGACGGGCTGCCGCCCGAGTCGCGGGGCGCGCAATCGGTCGTGGCTCGGCTAGAGGCGCACGTGCAGCTCGACAGCCGCCGGCTCGCCAGCCTGCCGGAACAACTCAGCGAGCGCGCGCTGGAGACCACGCTTACCCAACTGGCCAACGCGCGCCGCGTGTGGGTGGTGGGTTATCGCAACGGCTTCATGCTGGCTTTCTATGCCAATGCGCTGCTCTCGCAGGTGCGCCCCGAGGTGTACCTGCTCAATGAGCAAGCGGGCAAGGATGCCGAACTGGTGGCCGAAATCGACAGCAAGGACGTACTGCTGGTGGTGGACTTCCGACGCCGTGCGAAGCGCCTGAACGGCATGGTGACACTGGCCCGGGAGGCCGGCGCCAAACTCATCCTGCTCAGCGATGCCCCAGTTTCCACGCTGGCCGCCAAGGCCGACGCCGTGCTGCGCTGCTCGCACCACGGCGGCCAGGTCTTCGATTCCTACGTGGGCGCCGTCAGCCTCGTGAACTACCTCGCCACCGCCATGGCAGGCCGCTACCGCAAACGCTCGCGCGCACGCATGGCCCGCGTGGAGCGCGCGCACGACGTGCTCGGGGACCTGGAGACCGGCCACTGA
- a CDS encoding TRAFAC clade GTPase domain-containing protein gives MVIGIVAGPDAGKTTMIATIYELLHRGRLDGYRFAGSETLRGYEERCHLARIASNRETPDTPRTPRRAQLNFTHLRVATDAGIADLVFSDRSGEHFDTVLDYPTQIAEFAELARADAILLLVELDRLAATPHPCVSYLRRLVMAMSQCGLLEGKILRVVGTKADRLNSAALIERTTAALMDLAGDLTRRANCDVAIRPLVTASRRGPGNGGSGRGLKELLDDILAAEEPGSFRLSKIVPAQMTEMDALMVPYWDAQS, from the coding sequence ATCGTTATCGGGATTGTGGCCGGTCCGGACGCCGGAAAGACGACCATGATCGCCACAATCTATGAGCTGCTTCATCGCGGCAGACTCGACGGTTATCGGTTTGCAGGCTCGGAGACATTGCGAGGATATGAGGAGCGGTGTCATTTGGCGCGAATTGCATCGAATCGTGAAACGCCGGATACGCCGCGAACGCCGAGACGAGCCCAACTCAACTTCACGCATTTGCGCGTCGCAACGGATGCGGGGATCGCCGATTTGGTCTTTTCGGATCGGTCAGGGGAGCACTTCGACACCGTTCTCGATTACCCGACGCAGATCGCCGAGTTTGCGGAGCTCGCACGCGCCGACGCAATCCTCTTGCTCGTTGAGTTGGATCGACTTGCCGCAACGCCGCATCCCTGTGTATCGTACCTGCGGAGGCTGGTCATGGCGATGAGCCAATGCGGACTCCTGGAAGGCAAGATTCTTCGGGTCGTTGGTACCAAGGCCGATCGCCTGAACTCCGCCGCGTTGATCGAACGTACGACGGCGGCATTGATGGATCTTGCTGGCGATCTGACTCGCCGCGCCAACTGTGATGTTGCCATTAGGCCACTTGTGACCGCGTCCCGGAGAGGGCCGGGCAATGGAGGAAGCGGCCGGGGCCTGAAGGAACTCTTGGATGACATTTTGGCGGCGGAGGAGCCGGGATCGTTCCGGCTATCGAAGATTGTTCCGGCACAGATGACGGAAATGGATGCCCTCATGGTTCCATATTGGGATGCGCAATCATGA
- a CDS encoding response regulator, giving the protein MKLLIVDDDKRRREKIANLLANKGIAAKEAILEADCTDDATRLLRLQYFDVLILDVVLPKRNPGLATPQHGLDLLSRLNRSPSLRKPGRIIGITAHLEDSASFRSRFQEFCLTVLEAPENSEVWFTPLASAVAYQVSSEISRAIDVSPCEVITVHGIRTFGQWQLRLKRLVEGNIGKVKFNSYRYGYFSTISFLIPLLRASEVERLSQHFRMLIKSPPKGGYVIFCHSFGTYLVAEVLKGMAKTGVNLPLTTLVTAGSVLPSDYDWSPVIDNFGCRIVNDCTDGDYILWLAKLAAPDMGMAGKCGFYGFNNERLMNRYFTGGHSSYFDGENFMSSYWLPLISSKEHAVEVDLREASTLVHEVFEKLVIFIGDNKLLVAASVIGVAVVRVLGMF; this is encoded by the coding sequence ATGAAACTACTAATAGTTGATGACGATAAGAGGCGTAGAGAAAAGATTGCCAATCTTTTGGCTAATAAAGGGATTGCTGCTAAGGAGGCTATTCTCGAGGCTGATTGCACGGATGATGCCACAAGGCTACTCCGACTTCAGTATTTCGATGTTCTGATATTGGATGTGGTATTGCCGAAGAGGAATCCAGGGTTGGCAACTCCACAGCATGGTCTTGACCTGCTTTCCAGGCTGAATAGGTCGCCATCCTTGCGAAAGCCAGGAAGGATTATCGGTATCACCGCGCACCTTGAGGATAGTGCGTCTTTCCGCTCGCGTTTTCAGGAATTCTGTTTGACAGTGTTGGAAGCGCCGGAGAATTCTGAGGTTTGGTTTACTCCTCTTGCTTCAGCAGTCGCCTATCAGGTGTCCTCGGAAATTTCCCGGGCGATTGATGTGTCTCCCTGTGAAGTGATTACCGTTCACGGAATTAGGACGTTTGGCCAGTGGCAATTGCGTCTCAAGCGGCTGGTTGAGGGCAACATTGGAAAGGTTAAGTTTAACTCCTATCGGTATGGCTATTTCTCAACAATATCCTTCCTAATTCCTCTACTTAGAGCGAGTGAGGTCGAAAGGCTATCCCAGCACTTTCGCATGTTAATAAAAAGCCCTCCGAAGGGTGGATACGTAATTTTTTGCCACAGTTTTGGGACCTATTTGGTTGCTGAGGTTCTGAAAGGTATGGCAAAAACGGGGGTTAATTTACCCCTAACGACGCTTGTTACTGCAGGAAGTGTATTACCGAGCGACTACGATTGGTCTCCAGTGATCGATAATTTTGGTTGCCGTATCGTGAATGATTGTACAGACGGCGATTACATTTTATGGTTGGCGAAGCTTGCTGCTCCGGATATGGGAATGGCTGGAAAATGCGGTTTTTACGGATTTAATAATGAAAGACTTATGAACCGATATTTCACCGGTGGGCATAGTAGCTATTTCGATGGGGAAAATTTTATGAGTTCATACTGGCTGCCACTCATTTCCTCTAAGGAGCACGCGGTGGAGGTGGATTTGCGAGAGGCATCCACGCTAGTTCACGAGGTATTCGAGAAGCTCGTAATATTTATTGGCGATAACAAGCTGCTAGTCGCGGCCTCAGTCATAGGTGTCGCCGTTGTCCGAGTATTAGGCATGTTCTAG
- a CDS encoding amino acid ABC transporter ATP-binding protein, which translates to MFKQIETTKPFALVDIQGLRKRFGANEVLKGIDLQIGRREVVCIIGRSGSGKSTLLRCINGLEGFDEGALSVDGQALRHGDARAMRDLRQNVGMIFQNFNLFPHLSAGQNVMLAPTLVKDTPKSEAGKRAQALLERVGLGDKFHSFPDQLSGGQQQRVAIARALAMDPAVLLCDEVTSALDPELVGEVLSVVEGLAAEGMTLVMVTHEMNFARKVSDRVVFMHHGKVHEMGSPEEIFGEPKTPELKQFLSGLNG; encoded by the coding sequence ATGTTCAAGCAAATCGAAACCACCAAGCCCTTTGCCCTCGTCGATATCCAGGGCCTGCGCAAGCGCTTCGGCGCCAACGAAGTGCTCAAGGGCATCGACTTGCAGATCGGGCGCCGCGAGGTGGTCTGCATCATCGGCCGCAGCGGCTCGGGCAAGAGCACCTTGCTCCGCTGCATCAACGGGCTGGAAGGCTTCGATGAAGGCGCGCTCAGCGTGGATGGCCAGGCACTGCGCCATGGCGACGCCCGCGCCATGCGCGACCTGCGCCAGAACGTTGGCATGATCTTCCAGAACTTCAACCTGTTCCCGCACCTGAGCGCCGGGCAGAACGTGATGCTGGCGCCTACGCTGGTGAAGGACACACCCAAGTCCGAGGCCGGTAAGCGAGCACAAGCACTGCTCGAGCGCGTGGGCCTTGGCGACAAGTTCCACAGCTTCCCCGACCAGCTATCCGGCGGGCAACAACAACGCGTGGCAATCGCCCGCGCGCTGGCCATGGACCCCGCCGTGCTGCTGTGCGATGAAGTCACCTCAGCACTCGATCCGGAGCTGGTCGGCGAAGTGCTAAGCGTGGTGGAAGGCCTTGCAGCGGAAGGCATGACCTTGGTAATGGTTACGCATGAGATGAACTTCGCCCGCAAGGTCAGCGACCGAGTGGTCTTCATGCATCACGGGAAAGTGCATGAGATGGGCTCACCGGAGGAAATTTTCGGGGAGCCGAAGACGCCGGAACTGAAGCAGTTCCTTTCGGGGCTGAATGGTTGA